A region from the Manihot esculenta cultivar AM560-2 chromosome 13, M.esculenta_v8, whole genome shotgun sequence genome encodes:
- the LOC110608286 gene encoding uncharacterized protein LOC110608286, translating into MSVEVLDGATIVNFVEDEEAFTVSVRDRFDNLDTDQDGLLSYAEMLKELQSLRVFETHFGIDVKTDPEELARIYSSLFDQFDHDLSGRVDLEEFKEETKQMMLAMANGLGFLPVQMVLEEDSLLKKAVERESASAFAAA; encoded by the coding sequence ATGAGTGTGGAAGTTTTGGACGGTGCCACCATTGTGAACTTCGTGGAGGACGAAGAAGCGTTCACTGTATCAGTACGTGACCGTTTTGATAACCTTGATACAGACCAAGATGGTCTTCTTTCCTATGCAGAAATGTTGAAGGAGCTGCAGAGTCTGAGGGTTTTCGAGACTCACTTTGGAATAGATGTGAAGACAGACCCAGAAGAGCTGGCCCGAATTTACAGTTCTCTGTTCGACCAGTTTGATCATGACTTGAGTGGGAGAGTAGATTTGGAGGAGTTCAAGGAAGAGACGAAGCAGATGATGCTGGCCATGGCTAATGGGTTGGGTTTCTTGCCTGTTCAGATGGTGTTGGAAGAAGATAGTCTCTTGAAGAAGGCTGTGGAGAGGGAGTCTGCTTCTGCTTTTGCTGCTGCTTAA
- the LOC110608285 gene encoding uncharacterized protein LOC110608285, whose translation MSVEVLDGVTIVNFVEDEKAFTESVRDRFDHLDTDQDGLLSYAEMLKELQSLRVFETHFGIDVKTDPEELARVYSSLFEQFDHDLSGRVDLEEFKEETKQMMLAMANGLGFLPVQMVLEKDSLLKKAVERESASAAA comes from the coding sequence ATGAGTGTGGAAGTTTTGGACGGTGTCACCATTGTGAACTTCGTGGAGGACGAAAAAGCATTCACTGAATCAGTACGTGACCGTTTTGATCACCTTGATACAGACCAAGATGGTCTCCTTTCCTATGCAGAAATGTTAAAGGAGCTGCAGAGTCTGAGGGTATTCGAGACTCACTTTGGAATAGATGTGAAGACAGACCCAGAAGAACTGGCTCGAGTTTACAGTTCTCTGTTCGAGCAGTTTGATCATGACTTGAGTGGGAGAGTAGATTTGGAGGAATTCAAGGAAGAGACGAAGCAAATGATGCTGGCCATGGCTAATGGGTTGGGTTTCTTGCCTGTTCAGATGGTGTTGGAAAAAGATAGTCTCTTGAAGAAAGCTGTGGAGAGAGAATCTGCTTCTGCTGCTGCTTAA